The genomic interval CTGGCCGGGCACGATCCCGGCGCCCTCACCCGCGTGGGCGCCCTCGTCCAGCGCCTGGACGACCGGTCGGTCGCGGCGGGGATGCTGCCGTGACTTCCCGCCGGCGCATCCTGTCATGACCATGACCGTCGGGGATCGACCGCCACGGCGGACCGTGACCGACCACGCGGCGAGCGAGCACGCCTCCCCATGGGCGGAGCAGGTCACCGGCGTCGACGACGCGGTGGCCGGAGGCGACGCCGCCGCGATGCTGCGCGCGTGGCACGCGGCCTGTCTGGAGGCGCTCGGCAGCCAGCAGTGGGAGCCCATGATCGCCGTCGGCGACGCGGCCCTGCGCGTCGGCCGGGCGACGGGCTTCACGATCGCGTTCGGGGCCAAGGCGCGGCAGGCCTACCACGTGGCGCTCTTCCGGGCTCACAAGCAGGCGGCAGCCGATGGCGTGCGGCGAGCGGCCGAGAGGTTCGGCGGGCTCGGCGATCGTGAGGTCGCCGAGGAGGCGCTGCGCATGGCGCACGGCATCGCCGAGCGCACGAGCGTCCGCGACCTTCGCCCCCAGTAGCTAGCGGAAGGCGGGCGCGACCTCGCTCATGAAGCGGTCGAGGAGCGCCCGGGGGTCCCGGGGCAGGCAGAAGGTCGGGAAGAACAGCATGTCGACGCCGGCTTCCCGCAGCCGGTCGAGCTTGTCGCGCACCTCGCCCACGGAGCCGGCCAGCAGGAGATCGCGCACGAACGGCTCGGAATAGCCCATGCGGCGCCTCACCGTCGTCGCCAGCTTCTCCACCTCGGCGCGGTCGTCGGTGATCAGCAGCGCCATGTTCGCCGAGCGCCGGATGCGCTGGGGATCGCGGCCGGCGGCCGCGCAGTGCTCGTCCAGGATCTTGCCCTTGCCGGCCAGCGTGTCGGCGCCGCCCCAGACGTTCCAGTGGTCGGCGTGCCGCGCCACGATGCGCAGCGTCACCTTCTCGCCCCCGCCGCCGATCATCAGCTCGGGATGCGGCCGCTGGAGGGGCTTCGGCATGAGCGGCGCGTCCTTGAGCTGATAGAACCGCCCGGCGAACGTCGTCCGCTCCTGCGTCCACAGGAGCTTGATCACCTGGCAGGCCTCGTCCAGCCGCGCCAGCCGCTCGCCCATCGTGTAGAACGGAATCCCGTAGGCCTCGTGCTCGTTCTGCTGCCAGGCGGCGCCCAGCCCGAGGACCAGTCGGCCGCCCGAGATCACGTCGACCGTGGCGGCCATCTTCGCCACCAGGGCCGGATGGCGGTACGTGTTGCCCACGACGATGGTGCCGATCCGCAGGCGTGGGACCAGCGCGGCCAGCGCCGCCAGCGCGGTCCAGCACTCCAGCGTGTCGCCGACCTTGTCGGGCGTGTTCGGCATGAAGTGGTCGGTGACGCAGGCGGCGTCCCAACCGGTCGCCTCGACGTGCCGCCAGAGCCCGAGCGCGTCCGGCCAGGCGTTATTGGTGAGGCTGGTGAAGAGTCCGAAGCGCATCGCTCAGCCCTCCGTCGCGATCGTTCCTGCTCCGGCCCTCGATGAGGGATTCACGAAGCGCGCGGGACCACGCCGACGGCGGCCAGCTGGGCGCGGAGATCGTCGCCGCGGTCGATCCGGAACAGCACGCCGCGCATGCCCGCCGCCTCCGCCGCCCGCACGTTGAGCTCGGCGTCGTCGACGAAGACGCACGCCGCCGGCCGCACACCGAGGCGGCGGCAGGCGAGGGCGTAGATCTCCGGCTCGGGCTTCGCGCAGCCCACCTCGGCCGAGC from Candidatus Methylomirabilota bacterium carries:
- a CDS encoding TIGR03560 family F420-dependent LLM class oxidoreductase, encoding MRFGLFTSLTNNAWPDALGLWRHVEATGWDAACVTDHFMPNTPDKVGDTLECWTALAALAALVPRLRIGTIVVGNTYRHPALVAKMAATVDVISGGRLVLGLGAAWQQNEHEAYGIPFYTMGERLARLDEACQVIKLLWTQERTTFAGRFYQLKDAPLMPKPLQRPHPELMIGGGGEKVTLRIVARHADHWNVWGGADTLAGKGKILDEHCAAAGRDPQRIRRSANMALLITDDRAEVEKLATTVRRRMGYSEPFVRDLLLAGSVGEVRDKLDRLREAGVDMLFFPTFCLPRDPRALLDRFMSEVAPAFR